In Saccharothrix syringae, the following are encoded in one genomic region:
- a CDS encoding AfsR/SARP family transcriptional regulator, whose translation MAVDLRVLGQVEAVVDGVRVDLGHARQRCVLAVLVVEAGRVVATDQLVDRVWGEKPARRARQLASNYLSLLRRALLGAGVEGVIERRGGGYVLLVDPECVDVHRFRRLVAEARAEEDRVRALELLERACGLWRGEALAGLDTPWIAGVRRGLERERFAADADRIDLALELGRHAALLSELTDRALAHPLDERVAAQLLLALYRAGRQADALNHYQRLRVRLAEELGADPGPELRRLHQRILAADATLAVPAAGTGRSPVVPRQLPAAPALFTGRVPELAALDRALTGADDEPGKPAQAGTTVISAIGGAGGIGKTWLALTWANRNLDRFPDGQLFVDLQGFSPTGRPTEPADAVRGFLAALGADPDRLPADLDVLAALYRSLVAGKRVLVVLDNAAGAEQTAPLLPGASCTVLITSRTRLASLIDRYGARHLSLDVLTHVEARALLVRRLGEQRVAAEAEATDELVELCGRHPLALAITARHATTHPAIPLAEFAAELRDLGLEVLDDDDPAASLPAVLSWSLRRLTDQQRTAFALLGIAPGPDIDLAATASLTGLPRAQARKVLRVLEDHCLLDRRPHGRYAMHDLVRAYATTLAHDLPEPERQAALARVVDFHLHTAHTADRLLNPQRPPIRLDPPTPGTRPHRLEDLPTALAWLDTHHPHLLAAQHTAADHHRHQAVWHLAWTLTVFHRRRGHLHDELAVWRAAADAADHLRDLTARTHAHRNLGQAHAALGRHEQAVEHLLRALALAEEHHDPTQQAHIHHILAWAWEQREDYRRALAHARHALELLRTLDQAVWEGHALNAVGWYCARLGDHDAAREHCQAALVLHRRHQDPEGEAATLDSLGYIDHHTGRDHEAVRHHRQALTLYRALGDTTGCADTLDRLGHPHAALDQHDQARAAWQEALELYREQGRDADARRVQRQLADLRPQREPVGPPGTAGSAANGRGDHDRW comes from the coding sequence ATGGCGGTTGACCTGAGGGTGCTGGGCCAGGTCGAGGCGGTGGTCGACGGGGTGCGGGTGGACCTGGGGCACGCTCGGCAGCGGTGCGTGCTGGCGGTGCTGGTGGTCGAGGCCGGCCGGGTGGTGGCCACGGACCAGCTGGTGGACCGGGTGTGGGGGGAGAAACCGGCGCGACGGGCGCGGCAGCTGGCGAGCAACTACCTGTCGTTGCTGCGCCGCGCGCTGCTCGGTGCCGGGGTGGAGGGGGTGATCGAGCGGCGCGGCGGGGGTTACGTGCTGCTGGTCGACCCGGAGTGCGTGGACGTGCACCGCTTCCGGCGCCTGGTGGCCGAGGCGCGTGCCGAGGAGGACCGGGTCAGGGCGCTGGAGCTGCTGGAGCGGGCGTGCGGGCTGTGGCGGGGCGAGGCGTTGGCCGGGCTGGACACGCCGTGGATCGCCGGGGTGCGCCGGGGGCTGGAGCGGGAGCGGTTCGCCGCCGACGCCGACCGCATCGACCTGGCGCTGGAGCTCGGGCGGCACGCCGCGCTGCTGTCCGAGCTGACCGATCGCGCCCTGGCGCACCCGCTGGACGAACGCGTGGCCGCCCAGCTCCTGCTCGCCCTCTACCGGGCGGGTCGCCAGGCCGACGCCCTGAACCACTACCAGCGGCTGCGCGTCCGGCTGGCCGAGGAGCTGGGCGCCGACCCGGGGCCGGAGCTGCGCCGACTGCACCAGCGCATCCTGGCCGCCGACGCGACCCTGGCCGTCCCGGCGGCGGGGACGGGCCGGTCGCCGGTGGTGCCCCGGCAACTGCCGGCCGCGCCGGCGTTGTTCACCGGCCGCGTCCCCGAGCTGGCCGCGCTGGACCGCGCCCTGACCGGCGCGGACGACGAGCCGGGGAAGCCGGCGCAGGCCGGCACGACGGTGATCTCGGCGATCGGCGGTGCGGGCGGGATCGGCAAGACGTGGTTGGCCCTGACCTGGGCCAACCGCAACCTGGACCGGTTCCCCGACGGGCAGCTGTTCGTCGACCTGCAGGGGTTCAGCCCCACCGGGCGCCCCACCGAACCGGCCGACGCCGTGCGCGGGTTCCTGGCCGCCCTGGGCGCCGACCCCGACCGGCTCCCGGCGGACCTGGACGTCCTGGCCGCGCTGTACCGGAGCCTGGTCGCCGGCAAGCGGGTCCTGGTCGTGCTGGACAACGCCGCCGGCGCCGAGCAGACCGCGCCACTGCTGCCCGGCGCCTCCTGCACCGTGCTGATCACCAGCCGCACCAGGCTCGCCTCCCTGATCGACCGGTACGGCGCCCGCCACCTGTCGCTGGACGTGCTCACCCACGTCGAGGCCCGTGCCCTGCTCGTCCGGCGCCTCGGGGAGCAGCGGGTGGCCGCCGAGGCCGAGGCGACCGACGAGCTGGTCGAGCTGTGCGGGCGCCACCCCCTGGCCCTGGCGATCACCGCCCGCCACGCCACCACCCACCCGGCGATCCCGCTGGCCGAGTTCGCCGCCGAACTGCGCGACCTGGGCCTGGAGGTGCTGGACGACGACGACCCGGCCGCCAGCCTGCCCGCAGTGCTGTCCTGGTCCCTGCGCCGGCTCACCGACCAGCAGCGGACCGCGTTCGCGCTGCTCGGCATCGCACCGGGCCCGGACATCGACCTGGCCGCCACGGCCTCCCTCACCGGCCTGCCCCGGGCGCAGGCGCGCAAGGTGCTGCGCGTCCTGGAGGACCACTGCCTGCTCGACCGGCGCCCGCACGGCCGCTACGCCATGCACGACCTGGTCCGCGCCTACGCCACCACCCTCGCCCACGACCTGCCCGAACCGGAACGGCAGGCGGCGCTGGCGCGGGTGGTCGACTTCCACCTGCACACCGCCCACACCGCCGACCGCCTCCTCAACCCCCAGCGCCCACCGATCCGGCTCGACCCGCCCACCCCCGGCACCCGCCCGCACCGGCTGGAGGACCTGCCGACCGCCCTGGCCTGGCTGGACACCCACCACCCACACCTGCTGGCCGCCCAGCACACCGCCGCCGACCACCACCGCCACCAGGCGGTGTGGCACCTGGCCTGGACGCTGACCGTGTTCCACCGCCGGCGCGGGCACCTCCACGACGAGCTGGCCGTGTGGCGGGCCGCCGCCGACGCCGCCGACCACCTGCGCGACCTCACCGCCCGCACCCACGCCCACCGGAACCTCGGCCAGGCCCACGCCGCGCTGGGGCGGCACGAGCAGGCCGTCGAACACCTGCTCCGGGCCCTCGCCCTGGCCGAGGAGCACCACGACCCCACCCAGCAGGCCCACATCCACCACATCCTCGCGTGGGCCTGGGAGCAGCGGGAGGACTACCGGCGGGCCCTGGCGCACGCCCGCCACGCCCTGGAGCTCCTGCGGACCCTCGACCAGGCGGTGTGGGAGGGCCACGCCCTCAACGCGGTCGGCTGGTACTGCGCCCGCCTGGGCGACCACGACGCGGCCCGCGAGCACTGCCAGGCCGCCCTCGTCCTGCACCGCCGCCACCAGGACCCCGAGGGCGAGGCGGCCACCCTGGACAGCCTGGGCTACATCGACCACCACACCGGGCGCGACCACGAGGCCGTCCGCCACCACCGGCAGGCCCTCACCCTGTACCGCGCCCTCGGCGACACCACGGGGTGCGCCGACACCCTCGACCGGCTCGGCCACCCCCACGCCGCCCTGGACCAGCACGACCAGGCCCGCGCCGCCTGGCAGGAAGCCCTGGAGCTGTACCGGGAGCAGGGCCGCGACGCCGACGCCCGACGCGTCCAGCGGCAGCTCGCGGACCTCCGGCCGCAACGGGAGCCGGTCGGGCCGCCGGGCACGGCCGGGAGCGCGGCGAACGGGCGAGGCGACCACGACCGGTGGTGA
- a CDS encoding RNA polymerase sigma factor, with protein MSGTPEQARQDDELVNAARAGSNTAYARLFVLHHRAAMTVARHVARVPADAEDLVADAFTRVLAVLRRGGGPTDGRFRAYLFTAVRNTARDHARHHDRIGSAAEAHQAVAAPVEDTAGPAVERMLVAAAFARLPARWQVVLWHTEVRDRTPTQVAPLLGLTANGASALARRARRGLRRAYLDQAAGAAARRPGPRGVPGFRTEPPARDDRAPPAAGHAPRYVASRPPRRPRRRHRATPSRGWSGRRGSELAVDLDLGAAPVHAGAAVDARPGAGRSTPVGGSSQGWAGGAAPAGPTAVGVAPTAAGVAPTAAGVAPTAAGVRASGAGTRRRERVMGSLPEGQRRCGRQPAKPPAHRAS; from the coding sequence ATGTCCGGGACACCCGAGCAGGCGCGGCAGGACGACGAACTGGTCAACGCCGCGCGGGCGGGCAGCAACACCGCCTACGCCCGGCTGTTCGTGCTGCACCACCGCGCGGCCATGACCGTGGCGCGGCACGTGGCCCGCGTGCCGGCCGACGCCGAAGACCTGGTGGCCGACGCGTTCACCCGCGTGCTGGCCGTGCTGCGACGCGGCGGCGGACCCACCGACGGCCGGTTCCGCGCCTACCTGTTCACCGCGGTGCGCAACACGGCCCGCGACCACGCCCGGCACCACGACCGGATCGGGTCCGCGGCGGAGGCGCACCAGGCGGTCGCGGCGCCGGTGGAGGACACCGCCGGGCCGGCGGTGGAGCGCATGCTGGTGGCCGCCGCGTTCGCGCGACTGCCGGCGCGGTGGCAGGTGGTGCTGTGGCACACCGAGGTCCGCGACCGCACGCCGACGCAGGTCGCCCCGCTGCTGGGGCTGACCGCCAACGGCGCGTCCGCGCTGGCCCGCCGGGCCCGACGGGGCTTGCGCCGGGCCTACCTCGACCAGGCGGCCGGCGCGGCGGCCCGCCGACCGGGCCCGCGCGGGGTGCCGGGGTTCCGCACCGAGCCGCCGGCCCGCGACGATCGCGCACCGCCCGCCGCGGGGCACGCCCCCCGGTACGTGGCGTCGCGGCCACCGCGGCGCCCCCGCCGGCGGCACCGGGCGACGCCCTCACGGGGGTGGTCCGGCCGCCGGGGGTCAGAACTCGCGGTCGACCTCGACCTCGGCGCCGCACCGGTCCACGCCGGGGCCGCCGTCGACGCCCGTCCAGGCGCGGGGAGGTCCACGCCGGTCGGCGGGTCGTCGCAGGGGTGGGCCGGTGGCGCGGCGCCGGCCGGGCCGACGGCGGTGGGCGTCGCGCCGACCGCGGCGGGGGTCGCGCCGACCGCGGCGGGGGTCGCGCCGACCGCGGCGGGGGTGCGGGCGAGCGGCGCGGGCACGCGGCGTCGGGAGCGGGTCATGGGGAGTCTCCCGGAGGGGCAACGGCGATGTGGGCGCCAGCCTGCCAAGCCCCCCGCCCACCGCGCTTCGTGA
- a CDS encoding PucR family transcriptional regulator: protein MRGLFVALEQQAEANARDEVAAYRRELPEYRAVAADPGAKAAMLDHAVWLRRRAAALAPDARPLTEQDRARITSIGRLRGAQGVSLTSARRAVVLHCTLVLHEIHTAAGPNDLADLLGLTRWFGAQGEVGTSAYFSGFLEGQKRSLGVTDRVQQLARMLLADDAMARHVVASLGMPPLEHCTVVVIRVPEATGGPPARDDAVEHLFKRYRVPMSWTGPAEFVALVPGGGTGSPWLPVTADEQALALVRDFATLVDRPCAVGWAAGRVPRLAEAAGLARQAARVAPVQAAPRRMHGVADVFVEVAVAHLPHVERWLREVARRLATGPDLISTLDCYYRNDFNRQRTAESLCIHPRTLDHRLHRTRELTDIDPRSSQGVRILGTAIARTLADAWD from the coding sequence ATGAGGGGTCTTTTCGTTGCCCTGGAGCAACAAGCGGAGGCGAACGCCCGCGACGAGGTCGCCGCCTACCGGCGGGAGCTGCCCGAGTACCGGGCCGTGGCGGCCGACCCGGGCGCGAAGGCCGCCATGCTGGACCACGCGGTGTGGCTGCGGCGCAGGGCGGCGGCCCTGGCACCCGACGCGCGGCCGCTGACCGAGCAGGACCGCGCCCGCATCACCTCGATCGGGCGGCTGCGGGGCGCGCAGGGCGTCTCGCTGACCTCGGCGCGGCGGGCCGTGGTGCTGCACTGCACCCTGGTGCTGCACGAGATCCACACCGCGGCCGGCCCGAACGACCTGGCCGACCTGCTCGGCCTCACCCGGTGGTTCGGCGCGCAGGGCGAGGTCGGCACGAGTGCCTACTTCAGCGGCTTCCTGGAGGGGCAGAAGCGTTCGCTGGGGGTGACCGACCGGGTCCAGCAGCTGGCGCGGATGCTGCTGGCGGACGACGCGATGGCCCGCCACGTGGTCGCCAGCCTCGGCATGCCGCCGCTGGAGCACTGCACCGTGGTGGTGATCCGCGTCCCGGAGGCCACCGGTGGCCCGCCGGCGCGCGACGACGCCGTCGAGCACCTGTTCAAGCGGTACCGGGTGCCGATGAGCTGGACCGGACCGGCGGAGTTCGTCGCCCTGGTGCCCGGCGGCGGTACCGGGTCGCCGTGGCTGCCGGTCACCGCCGACGAGCAGGCGCTCGCGCTGGTCCGGGACTTCGCCACGCTGGTCGACCGGCCGTGCGCGGTCGGCTGGGCCGCCGGGCGGGTGCCCCGGCTGGCCGAGGCCGCGGGCCTGGCCCGGCAGGCCGCGCGGGTCGCGCCCGTGCAGGCCGCGCCGCGCCGGATGCACGGGGTGGCCGACGTCTTCGTGGAGGTCGCCGTCGCGCACCTGCCGCACGTCGAGCGGTGGTTGCGCGAGGTCGCCCGGCGCCTCGCCACCGGTCCGGACCTGATCTCCACCCTGGACTGCTACTACCGCAACGACTTCAACCGGCAGCGCACGGCGGAGTCGCTGTGCATCCACCCGCGGACCCTGGACCACCGGCTGCACCGGACCAGGGAGCTGACCGACATCGACCCGCGCTCGTCCCAGGGGGTCCGCATCCTCGGCACCGCGATCGCCCGCACCCTCGCCGACGCCTGGGACTGA
- a CDS encoding serine/threonine-protein kinase codes for MAGRRSAWTSRLRVVVASLVLLAGCMADSAGPAPSAAPVSAEVTPPPTALTVLDVGDGGASAIATSAALFRSAPVVVVTGGPDQAAAGGIAARLGAPVLLAPTAGPPDALRRELTRLSPRAVLAVGAGARPAAEEAAGAVPVLAVDPATPEPPEGLPDTRPPAPVGVTVLVDAARDDAAAAATARAAGARVVTVHGTDPRADRAAAGALRTDPPATVLAVGAGFGPADRLRTRLEVVRRGVELPGGGQVLFPGRRLVCLYGHPGAPVLGVLGEQGVEGAVARAKEHAARYEPLSEVPVVPAFEIIATVAQGAPGADGDYSGEADVESLRPWVEAAGREGLYVLLDLQPGRARLLDQAKRYAPLLELPHVGLAADPEWKLGPDQVPLAQIGGMDAAEINETAAWLADLTARAALPQKLLVVHQFQLSMIRDEPSLETGHDELAVLVHVDGQGGTAQKTATWNSVVAARPHDGVPMGWKNFYDEDHPMLTPEQTMAYRPTPVMISYQ; via the coding sequence TTGGCTGGTCGGCGGTCGGCGTGGACGTCGCGGCTCCGGGTGGTGGTGGCGTCGCTGGTGCTGCTCGCCGGGTGCATGGCCGACTCCGCCGGTCCCGCGCCGAGCGCCGCCCCGGTGTCGGCGGAGGTCACCCCGCCCCCGACCGCGCTCACGGTGCTCGACGTCGGCGACGGCGGGGCCTCGGCGATCGCGACCAGCGCCGCGCTGTTCCGCAGCGCGCCCGTCGTCGTGGTGACCGGCGGCCCGGACCAGGCGGCGGCGGGCGGGATCGCGGCAAGGCTCGGCGCCCCGGTGCTCCTCGCGCCCACCGCCGGCCCGCCCGACGCCCTGCGCCGGGAGCTGACGAGGTTGTCGCCGCGGGCCGTGCTCGCCGTCGGCGCCGGTGCGCGCCCCGCCGCGGAGGAGGCGGCGGGGGCCGTGCCGGTGCTCGCCGTCGACCCCGCGACCCCTGAACCGCCCGAGGGCCTGCCCGACACCCGCCCGCCGGCACCGGTCGGGGTGACCGTCCTGGTCGACGCCGCCCGGGACGACGCGGCGGCCGCCGCCACGGCACGTGCCGCCGGCGCCCGGGTCGTCACCGTGCACGGCACCGACCCCAGGGCCGACCGGGCCGCGGCCGGGGCGCTGCGGACCGACCCGCCCGCGACCGTGCTGGCGGTGGGCGCGGGCTTCGGCCCGGCCGACCGGCTCCGGACCCGGCTGGAGGTGGTCCGCCGCGGCGTCGAGCTGCCGGGCGGCGGCCAGGTGCTGTTCCCCGGCAGGCGGCTGGTGTGCCTGTACGGCCACCCGGGCGCACCCGTGCTGGGTGTGCTCGGTGAGCAGGGCGTCGAGGGGGCCGTGGCGCGGGCGAAGGAGCACGCGGCCCGGTACGAGCCGTTGAGCGAGGTCCCCGTGGTGCCGGCGTTCGAGATCATCGCCACCGTCGCGCAGGGCGCGCCCGGCGCGGACGGCGACTACTCGGGCGAGGCGGACGTGGAGTCGCTGCGGCCCTGGGTCGAGGCGGCGGGCCGGGAGGGGCTCTACGTCCTGCTCGACCTGCAACCCGGCCGCGCCCGCCTGCTCGACCAGGCCAAGCGGTACGCGCCGCTGCTGGAGCTGCCGCACGTCGGGCTCGCCGCGGACCCGGAGTGGAAGCTCGGGCCGGACCAGGTGCCGCTGGCGCAGATCGGCGGGATGGACGCCGCGGAGATCAACGAGACCGCGGCCTGGCTGGCGGACCTGACCGCCCGCGCCGCCCTGCCGCAGAAGCTGCTGGTGGTCCACCAGTTCCAGCTGTCCATGATCCGCGACGAGCCGTCGCTGGAGACCGGCCACGACGAGCTGGCCGTGCTGGTCCACGTGGACGGCCAGGGCGGCACGGCCCAGAAGACGGCCACCTGGAACTCCGTGGTCGCGGCCCGGCCCCACGACGGCGTGCCGATGGGCTGGAAGAACTTCTACGACGAGGACCACCCGATGCTCACCCCGGAGCAGACCATGGCCTACCGACCGACCCCGGTGATGATCTCCTACCAGTGA
- a CDS encoding fibronectin type III domain-containing protein: MRNRWTPFRVTVLSLLTAGTLTGVAGPASAETTAVRMDYTCTTSAGPTVELTAWVVGGLPNDGMGPNSVANHDVALVDVDLDLRELRPALPVGGGVRLDGDSTAKLDARIVGPDGTRTTQAAFTIAPTWITDVQRTAVRAAGAFPVQRLTTAGYYDLRVDDLTLALRPERADGTPLGTVTASCSHDPAQNDLLGTIWSQSVFIERPVRPSAPRVVSTTPTSVTLTWDASPWWNPTAGYDVYLDGGHVTFVTEKQVTITGLTPDKQHRAKIVTKDVQGIQSAMSQGLIFTLPRA, from the coding sequence TTGCGCAACAGATGGACCCCATTCCGCGTCACCGTCCTGTCCCTGCTCACCGCCGGGACGTTGACGGGTGTCGCGGGCCCGGCGTCGGCGGAGACGACCGCGGTGCGGATGGACTACACCTGCACCACCTCCGCCGGACCGACCGTCGAGCTGACCGCGTGGGTCGTCGGCGGCCTGCCGAACGACGGCATGGGCCCGAACAGCGTCGCCAACCACGACGTCGCCCTCGTCGACGTGGACCTGGACCTGCGCGAGCTGCGCCCGGCCCTGCCGGTGGGCGGCGGGGTGCGCCTGGACGGCGACAGCACCGCGAAGCTCGACGCGAGGATCGTCGGCCCGGACGGGACGCGGACCACGCAGGCCGCGTTCACCATCGCGCCCACCTGGATCACGGACGTCCAGCGGACCGCCGTGCGGGCCGCGGGCGCCTTCCCGGTGCAGCGCCTGACCACGGCGGGCTACTACGACCTGCGCGTCGACGACCTGACGCTGGCGCTGCGCCCCGAGCGCGCCGACGGCACGCCCCTCGGCACGGTCACCGCGTCCTGCTCGCACGACCCCGCGCAGAACGACCTGCTGGGCACCATCTGGTCGCAGTCGGTCTTCATCGAGCGGCCGGTACGCCCGAGCGCGCCGCGGGTGGTCTCGACGACCCCGACGTCCGTGACGCTGACCTGGGACGCCTCTCCGTGGTGGAACCCGACCGCGGGCTACGACGTGTACCTCGACGGCGGGCACGTCACCTTCGTCACGGAGAAGCAGGTGACCATCACCGGGCTGACGCCGGACAAGCAGCACCGGGCGAAGATCGTCACCAAGGACGTGCAGGGCATCCAGTCGGCCATGAGCCAGGGCCTGATCTTCACCCTCCCGCGGGCCTGA
- a CDS encoding expansin EXLX1 family cellulose-binding protein: MKLLLAAMLAVTTIQPGTTYHGEGTYYGATGQGNCSYDPGGDTAIAALNHTDYAGSALCGAYLRATGPRGTVTVKVVDRCPECAPGDIDFSAQAFARVADPAAGRVPISWQLVSPEITGPLAFRYKEGSTRWWCGIQVRNHRNPVTRLEAQTATGWRELTRTDYNYFLSPDGAGCGTPLRITDLYGQALTQPALPITPGVDQAGTAQFSRH; this comes from the coding sequence ATGAAGCTCCTGCTGGCCGCGATGCTCGCGGTGACCACCATCCAGCCCGGCACCACCTACCACGGCGAGGGCACCTACTACGGCGCCACCGGCCAGGGCAACTGCTCCTACGACCCCGGCGGCGACACCGCCATCGCCGCCCTCAACCACACCGACTACGCCGGCTCGGCCCTGTGCGGCGCCTACCTGCGCGCCACCGGCCCTCGCGGCACCGTGACCGTCAAGGTCGTCGACCGCTGCCCCGAGTGCGCACCCGGCGACATCGACTTCTCCGCCCAGGCGTTCGCCCGCGTCGCCGACCCCGCGGCGGGCCGGGTGCCGATCTCCTGGCAGCTCGTCAGCCCCGAGATCACCGGCCCGCTCGCGTTCCGCTACAAGGAGGGCTCCACGCGCTGGTGGTGCGGCATCCAGGTGCGCAACCACCGCAACCCCGTCACCCGCCTGGAAGCGCAGACCGCCACCGGTTGGCGCGAGCTGACCCGCACCGACTACAACTACTTCCTCTCCCCCGACGGCGCCGGCTGCGGCACACCCCTGCGGATCACCGACCTCTACGGACAAGCGCTGACCCAGCCGGCGCTGCCGATCACCCCCGGCGTCGACCAGGCAGGCACCGCCCAGTTCTCCCGCCACTGA
- a CDS encoding helix-turn-helix transcriptional regulator, with product MNGTAPVRHDPSPSATGYWPLVGRTEELNRISASIRRRNGSAGVVLIGAAGVGKTRLAQEALAVAEQRGALVRWVAGTASARTLPLGAFAATLKLADLDPTRAVPEAAEALLADAGPAGVVVVVDDAHLLDELSAVLVHQLVLRKAAGVLLTLRTGEPVPDAVTALWKDGHLPRLELEPLSCPQTAALVETRLGGPVDDAAVRRLWSITQGDALYLRQLVDHEVASGRLRESVGVWRWSGRLDLSPALLELVSTRIGELPQHQLDVLDVLAFGGPLEVPLLTELTGTRAMEEMEARGLIEVLPDGRRWRARLADPMFGEVRRRRAGALYARRLRRRIASALGAAGGRRADDALRRAVLLLDSDAQPEVALLTEAARRAVELGDLALATRLARAAVSAGGGFEARLLLGNALGWAGRVAEAGGEWAALRALARTDLQHAQAAVARAKVLAWAGRPVEAEAELAATTGDESADLVLAGVRSVLDAYLGRTVRAAGAGAEVLAHPGCPEAAVPSASWGLAMASGGRGRLDDVGAALRRVEVEAPGVGLHERALVVMFSARGLLLAGLPDQADLVARRFRGSCTDSPARPVDVVTSFMAAESATFRGQVETAARRYRQAVAARHGTDSNGWSFTGLVGLAIALGMRGEPVPARRALLEMTAEHHPTCVYLAPNVLLARAWVVAAEGGVSEAATVARQAAEVAASQGQSAVEVLALHTAVCFGDRTVAGRLARLATEVDGPRAQVAAAHARALAADDGPGLQAVSVRLEQLGALLVAVDAAAQAAVAHFRHNRHGSAQTAAARARRLAESCEGARTPALAALTAPPKITRRQREILTLVAGGLSNADIAQRLFVSVRTVENHLYRVSTKLGISNRAQLAALVDDTGAARDRFGG from the coding sequence ATGAACGGCACGGCCCCGGTGCGCCACGACCCGTCCCCGTCCGCGACCGGGTACTGGCCCCTGGTGGGTCGGACCGAGGAGCTCAACCGGATCTCCGCCTCGATCCGCCGCCGCAACGGGTCGGCCGGGGTGGTGCTGATCGGCGCGGCGGGGGTGGGGAAGACCCGCCTGGCGCAGGAAGCGCTGGCGGTGGCCGAGCAGCGGGGCGCACTGGTCCGGTGGGTGGCGGGCACGGCTTCGGCGCGGACGTTGCCGCTGGGCGCCTTCGCGGCGACCCTGAAGCTCGCCGACCTGGACCCGACCAGGGCGGTGCCCGAGGCCGCCGAGGCGTTGCTGGCGGACGCCGGCCCGGCGGGGGTGGTCGTCGTGGTGGACGACGCGCACCTGCTGGACGAGCTGTCCGCGGTGCTGGTGCACCAGCTGGTGCTGCGCAAGGCGGCGGGCGTGCTGCTCACGCTGCGCACGGGTGAGCCGGTGCCGGACGCGGTGACGGCGTTGTGGAAGGACGGGCACCTGCCCCGGCTGGAACTCGAACCGCTGTCCTGCCCGCAGACCGCGGCCCTGGTGGAGACGAGGCTGGGCGGCCCGGTGGACGACGCCGCGGTGCGGCGGCTGTGGTCCATCACCCAGGGCGACGCGCTGTACCTGCGGCAGCTGGTCGACCACGAGGTGGCCTCGGGCCGGCTGCGCGAGTCCGTCGGGGTGTGGCGGTGGTCGGGTCGGCTCGACCTGTCGCCCGCGTTGCTGGAACTGGTGTCCACCCGGATCGGGGAGCTGCCGCAGCACCAGCTCGACGTGCTCGACGTGCTCGCGTTCGGCGGTCCGCTGGAGGTGCCGCTGCTGACCGAGCTGACCGGCACCCGCGCGATGGAGGAGATGGAGGCCCGGGGGCTGATCGAGGTCCTGCCGGACGGCCGGCGCTGGCGGGCCCGGCTGGCCGATCCGATGTTCGGCGAGGTGCGGCGGCGGCGGGCCGGCGCGCTGTACGCCCGGCGGCTGCGCCGGCGGATCGCCTCCGCGCTGGGCGCCGCGGGCGGGCGGCGGGCCGACGACGCGCTGCGCCGCGCGGTCCTGCTGCTCGACTCCGATGCGCAGCCCGAGGTCGCGCTGCTCACCGAGGCCGCCCGCCGGGCCGTCGAACTGGGGGACCTCGCCCTGGCCACCCGGCTCGCCAGGGCCGCGGTGTCCGCCGGCGGCGGCTTCGAGGCGCGGCTGCTGCTGGGCAACGCCCTCGGCTGGGCCGGTCGCGTGGCCGAGGCCGGTGGCGAGTGGGCCGCGCTGCGCGCCCTGGCCCGGACCGACCTCCAGCACGCGCAGGCCGCGGTGGCCCGGGCGAAGGTCCTGGCCTGGGCCGGTCGTCCGGTCGAAGCCGAGGCCGAGCTCGCCGCCACGACGGGCGACGAGTCCGCCGACCTCGTGCTGGCCGGGGTCCGCTCGGTGCTGGACGCCTACCTGGGGCGCACGGTGCGGGCCGCCGGAGCGGGTGCCGAGGTGCTCGCCCACCCGGGCTGCCCCGAGGCCGCGGTGCCGTCGGCGAGCTGGGGACTGGCGATGGCGAGCGGTGGGCGCGGCCGCCTCGACGACGTCGGGGCGGCCTTGCGGCGGGTCGAGGTCGAGGCGCCGGGGGTCGGGCTGCACGAGCGTGCCCTCGTGGTGATGTTCTCGGCGCGGGGGCTGCTGCTGGCCGGCCTGCCGGACCAGGCGGACCTCGTCGCGCGGCGGTTCCGCGGGTCGTGCACCGACTCCCCGGCCCGCCCGGTCGACGTCGTCACCAGTTTCATGGCCGCGGAGTCGGCGACCTTCCGCGGTCAGGTCGAGACCGCGGCACGCCGGTACCGCCAGGCCGTCGCGGCGCGGCACGGGACGGATTCCAACGGCTGGTCCTTCACCGGGCTGGTGGGCCTGGCCATCGCGCTCGGCATGCGCGGCGAGCCGGTCCCGGCCCGCCGGGCCCTGCTGGAGATGACGGCCGAACACCACCCCACGTGCGTCTACCTGGCACCGAACGTGCTGCTGGCGCGGGCCTGGGTGGTCGCCGCGGAGGGCGGGGTGAGCGAAGCCGCCACGGTGGCCCGCCAGGCGGCCGAGGTGGCCGCGTCGCAGGGCCAGTCGGCGGTCGAAGTCCTCGCGCTGCACACCGCGGTCTGCTTCGGCGACCGCACGGTGGCCGGCCGGCTGGCCCGGCTGGCCACCGAGGTCGACGGGCCCCGCGCCCAGGTCGCGGCCGCGCACGCCCGTGCCCTGGCCGCCGACGACGGTCCCGGCTTGCAGGCCGTCTCGGTGCGGCTGGAGCAGCTGGGCGCCCTGCTCGTGGCCGTGGACGCCGCGGCGCAGGCCGCGGTCGCCCACTTCCGGCACAACCGCCACGGTTCCGCCCAGACCGCGGCGGCTCGCGCCCGCAGGCTCGCGGAGTCCTGCGAGGGCGCCCGGACGCCGGCGCTGGCGGCGCTCACCGCGCCGCCGAAGATCACCCGCAGGCAACGCGAGATCCTCACCCTCGTCGCCGGCGGCCTGTCCAACGCCGACATCGCGCAGCGGCTGTTCGTGTCCGTCCGCACGGTCGAGAACCACCTCTACCGGGTCAGCACGAAACTCGGCATCTCCAACCGCGCGCAACTGGCCGCCCTGGTCGACGACACCGGCGCGGCCCGGGACCGGTTCGGGGGCTGA